A single region of the Plectropomus leopardus isolate mb unplaced genomic scaffold, YSFRI_Pleo_2.0 unplaced_scaffold27103, whole genome shotgun sequence genome encodes:
- the LOC121937681 gene encoding histone chaperone asf1b-B-like, with amino-acid sequence MAKVQVLNVAVLDNPSPFGNPFQFEITFECMEDLPEDLEWKIIYVGSAESEEYDQILDSVLVGPVPAGRHMFVFQVCLVETKNLSIALC; translated from the exons ATGGCGAAGGTACAGGTGCTGAATGTAGCAGTCCTAGATAACCCGAGTCCATTTGGAAATCCTTTTCAGTTTGAAATAACGTTTGAGTGTATGGAGGACCTTCCCGAAG acCTTGAATGGAAGATCATCTACGTTGGCTCAGCAGAGAGTGAAGAGTATGACCAAATCCTCGACTCAGTCTTGGTCGGTCCAGTACCTGCTGGGAGacatatgtttgtgtttcaggtgtgtttggTTGAGACAAAAAACTTAAGCATTGCCTTGTGTTGA